ATAGTGTTAACCGTCTTGTTATCGGCACTGTTAACGCTATCGTTATAGGCAATGTTAACTCTATCGTTATAGGCAATGTTAACTCTATCGTTATAGGCACTGCCGTTAACACTTTCTTGCGTTCCCAAGTCCTTGGTGGCATCGGGACCCTCTTGCTCGTCACCGTTGATTGTGCCATCCGTACGCTTTTTTGGGTCCCTCTTGTCACTACCAGTGGGACTGGAGATCGGGCGCTTTCTCGGCCTCCCGGGCCCGCGAAGCGCGTTCGCCTCCGGGTCCTCCTCGTTGACTCCGTGGCGGTGGCGAAATAGCCCTGGCATAATCAAGGCCGCCTTCAGGTCCATCACTATGTCGTACTTGTCCTCGGCGCCGCCCCCCGACTCGAAGACGAACGGCGGCACGATTGAGAGGTGGCTGAAGATCTGCTTGTTGTAGTACTGCTCGTAGAGCTGGTAGACCCTCAGGATCATCAGCGTCAGCGACGAGTCCTGGTTCGCGAATGTGTCGTAGATTTCCATCACCATCCTGAAGTTGGGTATGAAGTCCTGCACCTTCGTGTCGTAGAGGAGCACCTGCACGATGTCGTCGACCAGGCACGAGATCATGAACATGCTGCACTCGAAGATGCCCAGGTTGCTGTAGATGAGGCTGTTGCAGTACCTCTCCAGGTATTCGTTGTTCGAGCAGACCAGCAGCACGCTGTTGACTCTCATGAgccttcttctcttcaGCATCTGGAACATGTACAGTATGTCGTTGATAATCGGGTTAATCTTGTCTATGATGACCAGGAGCTCGTGGTCCGCGAAGTAGTTTTCGTACAGGTTAACGAGTCCGTTCAGCAGGTTATCTCCTGAGAAGTGCGTGTCGTTCCAGCTCTTTTCTCCCCTCGTGGCTGCCACGTAGTCCTGGTGcaggtagtagtagtacttATCCTTTGGCTCCAGGCTCCTTCCTATCCTCAGGTCTTCTGATGGTGACGACGCTGCTGACTTAAGCAACAGCAGCTGGTACATCTGTATGTATATCTGGTTAACCGCGTCGTCCACTGTGTCGTTGTTCTTCAccgtcagcttcagcagtaTTTGTTTGCTGCTCAGCTTTTGGgtcagctcctcctgcaGGATGCTTATGAACAGCTGCTGGTCCTGTCTGTCCGAGCCCAGGTCCACCTGCACCACCTTCAGGAAGGGCTCCACCAGGTGTTCTTCGTTAACTATTTTCAGCAGGTTTTTCAGTCCCTCCAGCGTGTATCTTCTGATCATTCCTATTACTCGGTTGCAGAACTTTGTCCAGATACTCTCGAACGCCCTTGACCTCAGCAGGCAGCTCTGGTACACGCTCGTCTCGTACTGCGAGAGTGATGAGTCATCTCCCCAGAGTGACAGTTGTGAGCACATTTCCAGCTCCTGTTTCGTCGGCGGCACTGTGCATCCTAGTCCGAAGCACAGTCTTTCGAAGCTTCTGTACTTTCTTCTCAGGTCCACTGAGCCCGTTTCATACTTGATTCCTCCCATTTTATCCAGGTTTTCCAGCACATCTGTGTCCATCACTGCTCTTCTAAACTCTCTGTCCGTAACACTCTCGCTGTCCGTGGCAGTCTCCCTGTACGTGGCATTCTCTGGCTCGGCAAATGCTCTCTCAGTGCTTGTTGCTGACTCCTCAAACGTCAACGTTTTCACTGTGCCGGTTTTTGCCTCTGAATGAGCCGATGCTTTCTCAGTCCTAGCCTTCTGTTCTGATGGATTCAACGCTTTCTCAGTCCTAGCTTTCTGTTCTGATGGATTCAACGCTTTCTCAGTCCTAGCTTTCTGACCTAAGAGCTTCAATGATTTATCATTCTTTACTGCTGCCACTGAAGTGGTGTTTGTTTTTGGCGTATCTTCTTTCGATGCATCCAACGTCCGGGTCGGGAGTGGATTCTCCCCCTTGTCCGTCAAATACTCATTAAAATCAGATTGCTCCTTCGTACTATATTCCTCAATTTCTGCCCTCTTCCGTCTATgtctattttttacttcatCTCCTGATGTACTCTCCCTATGGCTATCCAATGGATCCCCTTTTTCTAATGCTTCTAGAATTGACAAAATACTTGGCGAACAAGATCTACGTTTctttttactcttttttCCCTTGGAGTCTTGCGACTTTGACTTACtggtcttcttctttctcttcttcttcgctAGGTACTCCACTACGTCGTCACACTTTGCTGAGCCTTTGAGGTCCTCCATCAGTGTCGTCTCTTTCTCCATTACATTTCTCGACAAGTTCAGGTCTCTGTTAAAGTCTTTGCTGTGTAAgatttttgatattttcaACTCTTGGTCCAGCTTTTTGAGCTTAAGCTTTTCCGTATCCAGGATTTCGCACAGGTTGCTAAATTTCTTAGTCATGTTTCCCAGTAGGCTTTTACTAACGTCCTCCGTCGAGCCTTTACCAAACATTCTAAGACTTTCTGTTTTATTACTCTTGTTGTCAGTCTGATGGTCTTTATCTGTGGTTTCTACACAGTTCATATCTGGCACTTTTGTCGTACCCTCCGACCCTGTATTTTTGGATCTGACCTTTGGCGATTTGTCTGATTGCTGAATATCGGCTAATGATTTGCCCAATGCGCCGCCTTCTGATAATGTAGCGTTGTTTTCAGCTAAACTTGTACAACTGGTCGATATAGAGTGATCGTTACTTATATCTGAATCTTTAAGGTCACTTTCAGAATCTAAACATTCTTCTCCTGGTTTTTGCAATATCTCTATAGAATAATATAGTTGGTTTCCGGATAAACCTCCGAAAACATTACTTGGAGCCGACTGTGTAGCATCACCACTTTTTGGGAAATCCGATGATACTTCTCTTCCAGtggatttaataaacatatcTATGTCGGATTCCATCTTAAATTCAACATATGATAACGCAACAACGGTTTCTTTGGTTTTGTAGTCCAACGATCTTAAACAATCGTTATTACAAAAAGGacagtttaaaaaaacttCTTTCAATGAGATTGAAGCTCATAATTTGTTTCATTGTTctaatgtttattttatgagCACctaacataataaaaaggcCAAGTGTGATCACGACATCACCTCATTGTTGTGATTCCACCTTACATTTTATAGATTGATGTAGTTTGATATTTGACCCCTAGCCATTATTGCAGATGTGTtactttaatatttgtttataataacCGAACTTTTAATCAGTTCAATCTTTTTTTGATTTGAGGAATTAGTGTATTATAAGAGTCCGTAAGGTCTGAAAGTGGTCCCATTTCTTTAATATGTGCGTAGCCccgtgtaaaatagaagcAGTATCATGTCAAATGAAGTTGATAGGTGGAAGAATAAGAAGAAGCACTCCTTTGTAGCTTGCGGCTTGCTCTCTGGAGTTATCACGAAGACGATATGTGCGCCGTTCGACCGAATTCGTCTTCTATACCAAGTTCAGCCAATGTTTGGCCAATATCGCAACGATTCGTTCCAAAATAACAGGAAGTATAAGGGAGTTTTGAGAACAgcacaaaaaatatttaacgaGGAAGGTTTCCGGGGGCTGTGGAGAGGGAACCTGGCGAACACGATAAGGGGCGGCATATGCTACGCAACGAAGTTCGGCATGAACGACACGACGAGAGAATACCTTAAAACTAACTCGATGCTGCAAACGTGGCTGCGCAAACGCACATTCGCGTCCTCGAACCATGTGAGAGCGGAATCTCAGAACGAAGTGCTGGTTTCACTTATGGCAGGCGCGACGGCCGGCCTGGTTCAGAAGAGTTTGACGTACCCGTTGGACCTATTGAGTGTAAGAATGGCGCTGGGAGTAAACACCAAGCACCTGTCAACATCGACATACACAGGTACGCATTGTAGTTTAGAAATAGATAACGGCTTAACAGCAGTAGATAATACCATTGGTACCAGTATAAACGGCGATTGAATAGTATTTACTTGACAGATAAATGCTTTAAAGCAGTAGATTAAATAGGATGACAAATGTGTGCAGGAATATTTGACTGTTTTAACCAAATACTTAAGACGGAGGGAGTGATGGGATTCTATAAAGGATTCTCTCCCACCATGGTGACAGGAGTACCCTACGTGGCCCTGCAACTCTCATTTTTCGAGTTCTACAGAAAGAAGATGCGCGAATACTGCTCGAAGAAGGAAAGCCTGTCAATAAAGCAAATCGCTTTTATGTCATCACTGGCAGGCTCGGCGGCAGGAGCCTCAGCACTCTTCATAGTATTCCCAGGTACGGCGTAGGCTTAATATACGGAATGAGCACATTGGTAGTGCGATAGTCATCTGCGTTGTAACTGGCAGTGCGATATGCGCAAATGCGTTTAAACAAATGGATGTGCAGGTGACACTGtgaggaagaggatgaTGAACAACGCAATATCGAGTGAAAATAGGCTCTACAGGAACTCGTTATACTGTATGAAGTACATATTCAAAAACGAAGGTACACATTAGATAAATACAGGTAGTTAGGGGGTTTAGAGGCCGCGAGGCAAGCAGACGACTGAAGTTAATTGAAAATGTGCAGGGATTCTGGCCTTTTACCACGGGTTATTTCCGTCCATGCTCAAGTCGCTGCCGTCAGGAGCAATTCAGTTCCTTATGTACGAAGTTCTGAAACACATAGCCCAAACTCTTTAATATAGTGTAGAATTATAAGTACATGGGTGGTACATTTTAGAATAATTGGTGTTTTAGAGGAATGTTATGCACCTCGAGTCGATGAGGTTCCAATAGGAAACAAcgaatataaaaaagggTGTGAGAGTTAATTTTGGACAATTTCAAAAGAAAAGGCCTTAGGTGAACAGtaagaagaaaatataCAAGTATCAGGGCCAATGAACCCAATATAAGACTAAAAGAACTATGACAGTTATTGCTCACATCTAAGCTGAGATTCGTAACGCAGCTTCAGCAAATGGCAGTTGACGACGTAAGGACTGTGGGAGAACAAAAGGAGGGAGCCAGCAAGCCAGAAGGCTCCGATGAAACCAAGGACAAGAGCTTCACAGACTCAGTGTTGGAGACTTTCTCGGTAACCCCAAACCAAATAACAGATACACTTTAGACCTTCGGGAACTCAGTGAGAGGATTTTGCGTGGAAACGGGAAACAGCCTAAAGGGCTGCGCATACCCGGTGAAGGAAAGGGTGGTGAAGGTCTACGACGATGTAGTAAGCACCTTTAAGACAAAAGGTACCAGAAATGACCATAAGTATAAGAACGTGTCGAGATTCGGAAATGAATCCCAATATACACCTAAATCGACTAattcttaattttattttttaatttattccTTTAGACTAAACCACTTCAACTTGGGTCAATTCGCGCCTAAATTGAGGGGTTAACTTTGGAGCGCCTGTGGCCACTGATATGGGAGATTTGTGTGCCCATAAACCTAGGAATTTGATGAATACGCTCAACTTGATTTCCTGTAAGTGGGCGGCTTCCTTTTGGAATCTAACCACCCTCgatgtaaatattttttacgaAGTTACGTTTTAATATTCCGTGCGTTAATGGTAGTTGGTCGTGTTTGACTGAAGAAAGGAAGCTAGTACCTTTTAGGTGGTCCAACGCCTACACATTAGGAATCTGCAGAACAGCGCATAAGTGCATAGTATATCTCGGTATTAAGAGGAAGGGaggaatataaaaaattgtatattttaatattttaaagagtAAATTTGGTTTAGATGCATGTTGGTTAACTGTGGATCCTGTTCAGAGACAAATAagtaacaaaaaaatatttacagGCTTCCTGgaacataaattttaagttatatatatttatttgatatattttGGATTTATAAGATATCTAGCAAAAAGAAAACTTAGAGGAACAGTGACTATAAAAAAGGAATCCTGCACATTAGAACCGATATTTAAAGAAGtgatatgtaaaaataaatcaggtcaaataataacaaaatgACACTAAATATGTACGGAGGCACCTTTGTGGGATTTAAAGCGATAAGAGAAGGGGAGattaaaagtaaatcgGGCTCTTCTAACGAAGATAAATCTCCATATCCGACACTTGACGAAAAACCGGATAAAGTAATAGTAACCTTGATCGGAGTAgagtaagtttaaattaatttgatgtaaatgtgtaattatttagtaACTTGAGGCTTCCGGAAGTGAGCGATCCGAATAAGAGGGAGCTGGTAGTAACAGCGATTTTTGATGACGATTCAGTTGAAGAGGTGAGTGTGTAAGAGAATCACTAGTAATTTTAGTCGTTGACTCATGCGAGGCAGAATTCTGAAATTGTTGATGCCCAATATTATCACGACTCATACTCTGCAAACTTCAATTCGTATCAGGTATGTGTgaattttaatgaaaaatatatagcTTGTTTTACCCTGCGGTGATAAGAAGGTTCTGTCATTGTACCTCTCTTGTGTTACTACGCTCTTTATGGAAGACGGAACGAAACGAATTGAATTCAAGGGGCATAGTTACACACGGGGCATAGAACTTTCCACTTGTTTGGACCACAAACAGATAAGAGAAGAGCTCATCTTGTCTGACGAAACCAACATTCCTGGTGTAAAACTGGTGTTCAGACTGGTCACCACGAAGAAAGAGTTAGGCCCAGAAGTCAAAGAGGATACAATTTGCAGGTAAGCTTTCAGGCATATACACCTAATTTTCAGCGTTCTGGAGAGGTACAAAAAGTCAGAGGACTGACACCTTCCTGCACTTCCACAGCTCTTAATGTGCTCAAATTTTCCGTATATATCCTAAATATTAGTAGGTAGAAGATTCTACCCTTATTTATGATGTATCTGATTAGTATTCTGCCTAAGATGCGACGTTATTGTACATCCGATTCTCAATGTGCATCGAAGTGCTGAGAGGATGTCTATGGTACGACTTCTGAGTGAAAATgagagtttaaaaaattaaaaaaagaagatttaaaattaattttaataaatttaatcgtTTATCGGGgtttaaattgataaattatacCTGCACATTTGTATTCATCATTGTGACTCGATGTGTAACGACCTTTAAGTATCGGAGCATAGTAGGAAGCTATTAGcctaaaaataacaaaaaaaggaccaaaaaaatattggtTTATATAGTAAATGGTTGtaacactaataatatGAAGATTTGTGCATAAGCTTcaaggattccacaaatGTGCAATAAGATTTGAATAACTAACTTGGATTTCatgaagaaaataacaataaataaattgttgaatgtagttttattaattctACTCTGTAAAAATGTAGTTGCAGACTTACCCATTCACGCCACAATCCGTGACATGATTGGAACATGGTTAGAAAAagaatttgaaataaatCTTTAGGAAAATCGAACTGAGCAAGGAAGTCACGGGGGATAACGCAAACTGTGGTTCGGATCTTCCTAATTCCTTAGAGGGTGACCTGAAGCTTGGGGATTATCACAAGTACATGAGCACACACTACGGTACACTTTACATATATCTAAATGCTGTTTAGGGCTTGACAAAACGCTGATTTTGGAGCTTACTCTAGACGTCTTGGAATATAACAATGTTTCAAGCTCTCCAAATAGAAATAACTGGCTCTCGCTGGCTGTTAAGTCAGACGGTGAGGCAGTAGGCAAATGGACTGCAGTGTACGATCAAGGTATCAGCTGTTTactacacacacatacaagTATAGATACAGCTATATGTACCATAAATGATGCACTTTCAGgctttaaaattgatttacATGAAGGCACAACCATTCTGACCTATTTCTATTTCGAGGAGATCGAGGACAAGAGATATGCTACCAACACTAACAAGAGTTCTATCGGTGAGTTTTGAGACAAATAAACGCGTTTAGGATGGGCCAGCAAGAAAGTCGGAAATGGCTTTAGGCATTTCTGCTCCTACGCTGAAAGGGTTAACCCGCCCAAAAATCAGGTGTTCAACACCGTGGACTTGACGGAGAACGGTTTCGAAAAGTTCGGCAGGGAAGTGGTCAGAATAATGACAAACGGTTCCAAAAGGTTCAGACCAGTGGGCGGAAAGGAGTGGAGTGAGTCGGAGAACAACTACTTTTGCAAGTGCCCGAACAGGCGCGCCTCGAGCACGCCCGGGGAGAAACTACCCAAGAATTTTAGCTGGGACAGGTTCGATAACATCCCATTGGTGGACCAGAAGAAGTGCGGAGGCTGCTACACCATAGCCTCGCTCTTCGTCCTGCAGAGCAGGTTCATGATCGCCGTCGGGAAGCTGTTGCATAACCCAAACCAGGAGAAGGACGCGAGGCTGTTGCACCTGGAAAAGCTGTTGAACGACAACAAGTTCGACATCAACCAGTCGCTGAGCTGCACACCCTTCAACCAGGGGTGCTCCGGCGGATATCCGCTCAACACGGGCATGTACGCGAACCTGTACGGCCTCGTGCTGAACGGCGACAGCGTGGACGATATCAGGGATAACGTCCGCTGCTCCTCCAGCGAGGACACCGTGAGGCTGTACGCAAGGGACTACGACTACGTCGGCGGCTGCTACGAGTGCACTCAGTGCTCCGGGGAGGAGCTGATCATGCGGGAGATTTACGAAAACGGGCCCGTGGTGGCCGGCTTGGACGGAGGCTACATCAGGCACTACAGGGACGGCGTAGTGGACCCTCCGGAGACTGAGCTGAGAACCCACCAGGGAATGTGCGAATTTCCCACCAACCAGTTTTTGAGTGGCTTTGAGTACACTACCCACGCAGTGGCCATCATAGGCTGGGGAGAGTCAGACGGTAAGCACTGTATGAGCACACAACACGGGACGCCTAACAACCCTTTTCTCCACTTAACACAAGAATAATTATCATATATCGGCATTAGGGGCTACCGCACTTCACCAACTATTACTTTAACTTAACCCTGTGTAGGCTTCAAGTACTGGCTCGTTCGCAACAGCTGGGGAAAGGACTGGGGAGACAAGGGGTTTTTCAAGCTCA
The sequence above is a segment of the Theileria orientalis strain Shintoku DNA, chromosome 3, complete genome genome. Coding sequences within it:
- a CDS encoding mitochondrial carrier protein, which gives rise to MSNEVDRWKNKKKHSFVACGLLSGVITKTICAPFDRIRLLYQVQPMFGQYRNDSFQNNRKYKGVLRTAQKIFNEEGFRGLWRGNLANTIRGGICYATKFGMNDTTREYLKTNSMLQTWLRKRTFASSNHVRAESQNEVLVSLMAGATAGLVQKSLTYPLDLLSVRMALGVNTKHLSTSTYTGTHCSLEIDNGLTAVDNTIGTSINGD
- a CDS encoding cysteine proteinase, giving the protein MSKEVTGDNANCGSDLPNSLEGDLKLGDYHKYMSTHYGLDKTLILELTLDVLEYNNVSSSPNRNNWLSLAVKSDGEAVGKWTAVYDQGFKIDLHEGTTILTYFYFEEIEDKRYATNTNKSSIGWASKKVGNGFRHFCSYAERVNPPKNQVFNTVDLTENGFEKFGREVVRIMTNGSKRFRPVGGKEWSESENNYFCKCPNRRASSTPGEKLPKNFSWDRFDNIPLVDQKKCGGCYTIASLFVLQSRFMIAVGKLLHNPNQEKDARLLHLEKLLNDNKFDINQSLSCTPFNQGCSGGYPLNTGMYANLYGLVLNGDSVDDIRDNVRCSSSEDTVRLYARDYDYVGGCYECTQCSGEELIMREIYENGPVVAGLDGGYIRHYRDGVVDPPETELRTHQGMCEFPTNQFLSGFEYTTHAVAIIGWGESDGFKYWLVRNSWGKDWGDKGFFKLTRGRNAFGVESEAVFLDPDLDRFLNNTKDQPISNHKSNSL